The proteins below come from a single Miscanthus floridulus cultivar M001 chromosome 1, ASM1932011v1, whole genome shotgun sequence genomic window:
- the LOC136452722 gene encoding protein ALP1-like: protein MASNTQDPAGSSPEEPANRINIQQFFWEFMDDPVEAQIEAKFQGQIEAQLGDTCNDHRQFPRRHIERNWEAASDRLVVDYFSENLVYNDVQFRRRYRMKRHLFLQIVHTLSSWSPYFCQRNDAFGKMGFSPLHKCTVAMRMLAYGTPADMWDENFRIGETIIIECMKKFCQGVIANFGEKYLRRPTREDIQRLLHIGEARGFPGMLGSLDCMHWQWRSCPKAWRGQYTRGDIKHPSFMLEAIASHDLWIWHAFFGVAGSNNDINVLNRSPLFTEVLQGRAPEVHFMVNGTRYNMGYYLADGIYPEWATFVKTIPLPQCEKDKLYAEHQEGARKDVERAFGVLQARFAIIRNPSRMWQMNSLAEIMYACIILHNMIVEDERDTFRVRYDDNYESEYDQPSSSSVLAGFGHEPIHGFSTLLEVEEDIRNRDMRRQLKEDLVEHIWQRFGQNQA, encoded by the coding sequence ATGGCATCAAATACACAAGATCCTGCAGGAAGTTCTCCTGAAGAACCAGCAAACAGGATTAACATTCAGCAGTTCTTTTGGGAGTTCATGGATGATCCAGTGGAAGCTCAGATTGAGgcaaagtttcaaggtcagattGAGGCTCAACTAGGAGATACGTGCAATGACCATCGTCAATTTCCTAGAAGGCATATAGAAAGAAATTGGGAAGCTGCTAGTGATAGGCTGGTTGTAGATTATTTCTCAGAAAATCTAGTGTACAATGATGTTCAGTTCCGGCGTAGGTACCGTATGAAACGTCACCTATTCCTACAAATTGTACATACCTTAAGTTCTTGGTCTCCATATTTCTGTCAAAGGAACGATGCATTTGGGAAGATGGGATTTTCACCATTGCATAAATGCACAGTTGCTATGCGCATGTTAGCATATGGTACACCTGCTGACATGTGGGATGAAAATTTCAGAATAGGAGAAACCATAATTATTGAGTGCATGAAAAAATTCTGTCAAGGTGTGATTGCAAATTTTGGTGAAAAATACCTAAGGAGGCCAACTAGAGAAGATATTCAACGTTTACTTCATATAGGTGAAGCTCGTGGTTTTCCTGGTATGTTGGGGAGTCTAGATTGCATGCATTGGCAATGGAGGAGTTGTCCAAAGGCATGGAGAGGGCAGTATACCCGTGGTGACATAAAACATCCTAGTTTCATGCTAGAAGCTATTGCCTCACATGATCTTTGGATATGGCATGCATTTTTTGGTGTTGCtgggtccaacaatgacatcaaCGTCCTAAACCGGTCACCTTTGTTCACTGAAGTACTTCAAGGAAGAGCCCCAGAAGTTCATTTCATGGTCAATGGAACTAGGTACAACATGGGGTATTACCTAGCAGATGGTATTTATCCCGAGTGGGCAACATTTGTAAAAACAATACCCTTGCCTCAGTGTGAGAAAGACAAATTATATGCAGAGCATCAAGAGGGAGCAAGAAAAGACGTGGAACGTGCATTTGGTGTTTTGCAAGCTCGCTTTGCTATTATACGCAACCCATCACGTATGTGGCAAATGAACTCACTTGCTGAAATCATGTATGCATGTATTATACTGCATAACATGATTGTGGAGGATGAGAGGGATACTTTTAGAGTTCGCTATGACGACAACTATGAGAGTGAATATGACCAGCCTAGCTCTTCATCCGTATTGGCTGGATTTGGACACGAGCCTATTCATGGATTTTCAACActactggaggtagaagaagacaTTAGAAACCGAGATATGCGTCGTCAGCTAAAAGAGGACTTAGTTGAGCATATATGGCAGCGATTTGGACAAAATCAAGCTTAG
- the LOC136474582 gene encoding uncharacterized protein, which yields MGPVKSGVVFNPDATAQAYSDPSVHAKVRDYTEAVRALRGSDHNLSTEPLETEVIVRLGQGRKHGRLWIADGADSSSSAPSLSDVRARSMARSLPIRARPTPTLSRVDELQAELAETRETQAHLTAELEATKKQMADMYQIMQTIGQASGVQVQLPAPAPVRHFTPVSMKV from the exons atgggcccggtgaaatccggtgtcgtcttcaacccggatgccactgcccaggcttactctgacccgagcgtccacgctaaggtcagagactacacggaggcggttagggcgctccgtggctcagatcacaatctgagcactgagccccttgagacagaggtgatcgtgaggctggggcaaggcaggaagcacgggcggttgtggattgcagacggcgccgactcctcgagctctgcaccctctctctccgacgtgagggcacggagcatggccagaagccttcccatacgtgcacggcctactccaacactgtcgcgggtcgacgaacttcag gccgagctggcagagacaagggagacgcaagcgcacctgaccgcagagctggaggccacgaagaagcagatggcggacatgtatcagatcatgcaaaccatcgggcaagcatcgggtgtccaagtgcagttgccagctccagctccggttcgacacttcactcctgtgagtatgaaagtttaa
- the LOC136552995 gene encoding probable phosphoribosylformylglycinamidine synthase, chloroplastic/mitochondrial, whose amino-acid sequence MASPGQMTASNLLRTEGFPGNMGKRCGLIPARSLGSRRLRMTQHCFHQQHICWPRLQRVMTRNIRLSSSPGAVASKGFDSPLVEKPDTALDVGIIHLYRIPFLQESETMELLKKVKAKVSANIVDILTEQCFNIQLDNPLTPEKLSTLHWLLAETYEPEKLQTRSFLEDEVSRNSCTVIVEVGPRMTFSTAFSTNAVSICKSLSLVEVTRLERSRRYLLRLEPGGDPLDESQLKEFAALVHDRMTECIYPNKLTSFQSDVVPEPVRVVPVIERGEEALEEINVKMGLAFDKQDIDYYTHLFRDDIKRNPTTVELFDIAQSNSEHSRHWFFNGKLVIDGETMPTTLFQLVKSPLKANHNNSVIGFKDNSSAIKGFPVNQLRPTIPGFTSPLSIIMRELDILFTAETHNFPCAVAPYPGAETGAGGRIRDTHATGKGSFVVASTAGYCVGNLRIDNSNAPWEDPSFSYPVNLASPLQILVDASDGASDYGNKFGEPLIQGYTRTFGMRLLNGERREWLKPIMFSGAIGQIDHAHISKGDPEIGMLVVKIGGPAYRIGMGGGAASSMVSGQNDAELDFNAVQRGDAEMAQKLYRVVRACAEMGQSNPIISIHDQGAGGNCNVVKEIIYPKGAEIDIRSIVVGDHTLSVLEIWGAEYQEQDALLVKPESRSLLESLCERERVSMAVIGKIDGCGKIVLIDSAAVEHSKLNGLPPPTPVEELELEKVLGDMPQKTFVFRRVSQVTEPLDIAPGVTLLDALKRVLRLPSVCSKRFLTTKVDRCVTGLVAQQQTVGPLQLPLADVAVIAQTYTDLTGGACSIGEQPIKGLLNPKAMARLAVGEALTNLVWAKVTSLADVKASGNWMYAAKLDGEGADMYDAAVALADCMIELGIAIDGGKDSLSMAAQCDGEVVKAPGNLVISTYVTCPDITLTVTPDLKLGKDGILLHIDLAKGNRRLGGSALAQAFDQIGNDCPDIDDVLYLKKVFEAIQELLSERLISAGHDISDGGLIVSVLEMAFAGNCGFKLDIDLEDRSLIEGLFAEELGLIIEVHSKYLNIVKQKLEIAGISANVIGEVTSLPEIEVFVDGNLHLKEKTSDLRDLWEETSFQLEELQRLKSCVKLEKEGLKCRTSPSWSLSFTPKFTDGKLLTASSKPKVAIIREEGSNGDREMAAAFHAAGFEPWDITMSDLLAGKSSLKEFRGIAFVGGFSYADVLDSAKGWAASIRFNQPLIQQFQDFYHRPDTFSLGVCNGCQLMALLGWVPGSGVGGSLGTGDDLSQPRFIHNESGRFECRFTSVSIGDSPAIMFKGMEGSTLGVWSAHGEGRAFFPDENALATVVKSNLAPVRYCDDYNNITETYPFNPNGSPLGIAALCSPDGRHLAMMPHPERCFMMWQYPWYPKEWQVEESGPSPWLRMFQNAREWCS is encoded by the exons ATGGCATCACCTGGCCAAATGACGGCAAGCAATCTGTTACGGACTGAAGGCTTTCCTGGAAATATG GGAAAAAGATGTGGTTTAATTCCTGCGAGAAGTCTTGGATCAAGAAGATTGCGAATGACTCAACACTGCTTCCATCAACAGCATATTTGTTGGCCACGTCTACAAAGAGTTATGACTCGTAATATCCGATTGTCGTCATCTCCTGGGGCCGTGGCATCCAAGGGGTTTGACAGTCCATTAGTTGAGAAACCTGATACTGCGTTGGATGTTGGAATTATTCACTTGTACCGTATACCATTTCTTCAAGAAAGTGAAACCATGGAGCTGCTCAAGAAAGTGAAGGCAAAGGTTTCTGCTAATATTGTTGATATACTGACTGAGCAGTGCTTCAACATTCAATTGGACAATCCACTCACTCCTGAGAAGCTTTCAACACTTCATTGGCTCTTAGCAGAAACTTATGAACCTGAGAAGTTGCAAACTAGGAGCTTTCTGGAGGATGAAGTATCTAGAAATTCTTGTACTGTCATTGTTGAGGTTGGTCCCCGGATGACATTTTCAACAGCATTCTCGACCAATGCTGTCTCAATTTGTAAATCTCTCTCATTAGTAGAAGTGACACGACTAGAGAGATCAAGAAGATACCTTTTGCGCCTTGAGCCTGGTGGTGATCCACTTGATGAAAGTCAGCTCAAAGAATTCGCTGCATTGGTTCATGATAGAATGACAGAGTGCATTTATCCCAACAAGCTCACATCATTTCAATCAGACGTAGTTCCTGAACCTGTCCGTGTTGTTCCAGTCATTGAAAGGGGAGAAGAAGCATTGGAAGAAATAAATGTGAAGATGGGACTTGCTTTTGACAAACAAGATATTGACTACTATACACACCTCTTCAGAGATGATATTAAACGCAATCCAACTACCGTGGAACTTTTTGATATTGCACAATCCAATAGCGAACATAGCAGACATTGGTTTTTTAATGGAAAGCTTGTAATAGACGGAgagaccatgccaaccactttgTTCCAGTTAGTGAAGAGTCCCCTGAAAGCCAACCACAATAACTCTGTCATCGGATTCAAGGATAACTCGAGTGCAATAAAAGGATTCCCAGTAAATCAGCTGCGCCCAACAATTCCGGGTTTCACTTCACCATTATCCATTATCATGCGTGAGCTAGATATTTTATTCACAGCAGAAACCCATAACTTTCCATGCGCTGTTGCACCATACCCTGGAGCTGAGACGGGTGCAGGTGGCCGTATAAGGGACACACATGCCACTGGGAAGGGTTCTTTTGTTGTTGCTTCCACTGCTGGTTACTGTGTTGGTAATCTTCGAATTGACAATTCAAATGCACCCTGGGAGGACCCTTCATTTTCTTACCCAGTGAATCTGGCCTCTCCATTGCAAATTCTTGTTGATGCTAGTGATGGTGCATCTGACTATGGGAACAAGTTCGGTGAGCCTCTAATTCAGGGATATACCAGAACATTTGGGATGAGGTTGCTAAATGGGGAGCGGCGTGAATGGTTGAAGCCTATAATGTTCAGTGGAGCTATAGGGCAAATTGACCATGCACACATATCAAAGGGTGACCCAGAAATTGGCATGCTAGTTGTGAAGATTGGTGGTCCAGCGTACAGAATTGGTATGGGCGGTGGTGCTGCCTCGAGTATGGTTAGTGGCCAGAACGATGCAGAGCTTGATTTCAACGCAGTACAGCGTGGAGATGCCGAGATGGCACAGAAATTGTATCGTGTAGTCAGGGCATGTGCAGAAATGGGACAGAGCAATCCTATCATCAGCATTCATGATCAGGGTGCAGGAGGAAATTGTAATGTTGTGAAGGAAATAATATATCCTAAGGGAGCTGAAATTGATATCCGTTCAATTGTTGTTGGTGATCATACATTGTCGGTCTTGGAGATATGGGGTGCTGAGTACCAGGAACAGGATGCACTACTTGTGAAACCTGAGAGCAGAAGCCTGTTAGAATCGCTTTGTGAGAGGGAAAGAGTTTCAATGGCTGTCATTGGGAAAATTGATGGCTGTGGAAAAATTGTGTTGATTGATAGCGCTGCTGTGGAGCATTCCAAGCTGAATGGCCTCCCTCCTCCAACCCCTGTTGAAGAACTTGAGCTTGAAAAGGTTTTAGGAGATATGCCTCAGAAGACCTTCGTGTTCAGGCGTGTTTCTCAAGTCACAGAGCCTTTAGACATTGCACCTGGGGTGACACTACTAGATGCTCTGAAGCGAGTATTAAGGCTCCCATCCGTGTGTTCAAAACGTTTCTTGACCACTAAGGTTGATAGGTGTGTGACAGGTCTTGTTGCACAACAGCAGACAGTTGGGCCTCTCCAACTCCCGCTTGCTGATGTGGCTGTGATTGCACAGACGTACACAGACCTAACAGGTGGTGCTTGCAGCATTGGAGAACAACCAATAAAGGGTTTGCTTAATCCTAAGGCCATGGCCAGACTTGCTGTTGGGGAGGCCTTGACTAATCTTGTTTGGGCTAAGGTTACATCACTTGCTGATGTCAAAGCAAGCGGGAATTGGATGTACGCTGCAAAGCTTGATGGCGAAGGTGCAGATATGTATGATGCAGCTGTTGCATTGGCTGACTGCATGATTGAACTTGGTATTGCAATAGATGGGGGAAAGGACAGTCTTTCCATGGCAGCTCAGTGTGATGGTGAAGTCGTCAAGGCTCCTGGAAATCTGGTCATCAGTACTTACGTGACATGTCCTGATATAACATTGACAGTAACCCCTGATTTGAAGCTCGGCAAGGATGGAATTCTTCTGCATATTGATCTTGCTAAAGGAAATCGCCGTCTCGGTGGTTCTGCTCTTGCACAAGCATTTGATCAAATTGGAAATGACTGCCCGGACATTGATGATGTTCTGTACTTGAAGAAGGTATTTGAGGCCATTCAGGAATTGCTCAGTGAACGTCTTATTTCAGCAGGCCATGACATAAGCGATGGTGGCCTTATTGTGAGTGTTCTTGAGATGGCATTTGCTGGTAACTGTGGTTTTAAGCTCGACATAGACTTAGAAGATAGGAGCCTTATTGAAGGACTTTTTGCAGAGGAACTTGGCCTCATTATTGAAGTACACTCGAAATATCTCAACATCGTGAAGCAAAAGCTTGAAATAGCAGGCATTTCTGCTAATGTTATTGGAGAAGTTACTAGCTTACCAGAAATAGAAGTTTTTGTTGATGGCAATCTGCATCTCAAGGAAAAAACTTCGGATCTCAGGGATCTGTGGGAGGAAACGAGCTTCCAGCTTGAGGAGTTACAACGTCTGAAATCTTGTGTCAAACTTGAGAAAGAAGGACTAAAATGCAGGACATCACCATCATGGTCTCTGTCTTTTACCCCCAAATTCACAGATGGGAAACTGTTGACTGCTTCCTCGAAACCAAAGGTTGCCATCATTCGTGAAGAAGGGAGCAATGGGGACAGGGAAATGGCTGCTGCATTCCACGCTGCTGGATTTGAACCATGGGATATTACAATGTCAGACCTCTTGGCTGGGAAGTCTTCTCTCAAGGAGTTCCGAGGGATTGCGTTTGTTGGTGGTTTCAGCTATGCAGATGTGCTGGATTCAGCGAAAGGCTGGGCTGCATCAATCAGGTTTAACCAACCCCTCATTCAGCAATTCCAGGACTTCTACCACAGGCCAGACACGTTTAGCCTTGGAGTATGCAATGGTTGTCAGCTTATGGCTCTTCTTGGCTGGGTGCCAGGGTCAGGTGTTGGAGGTTCTCTTGGTACAGGTGATGATTTGTCCCAGCCGAGGTTTATTCACAATGAATCTGGTCGTTTTGAGTGCCGGTTTACCAGTGTGTCCATTGGCGATTCTCCTGCTATTATGTTCAAAGGGATGGAAGGTTCCACCTTGGGTGTTTGGAGTGCTCATGGCGAGGGAAGAGCTTTCTTCCCAGATGAAAATGCTCTAGCTACTGTTGTGAAGTCTAATCTGGCTCCTGTGCGGTATTGTGATGATTATAACAATATTACTGAGACTTATCCCTTCAATCCTAATGGTTCTCCACTAGGTATAGCAGCCCTTTGCTCACCTGATGGGAGGCACCTGGCTATGATGCCGCATCCAGAGCGTTGCTTCATGATGTGGCAATATCCATGGTATCCTAAGGAATGGCAGGTTGAGGAGAGTGGCCCCAGCCCTTGGCTGCGAATGTTCCAGAATGCTAGAGAATGGTGCTCATAG
- the LOC136474593 gene encoding GPN-loop GTPase 3-like produces MGYAQLVIGPAGSGKSTYCSSLYDHCQTVGRTIHIVNLDPAAEHFDYPVDMDIRELISLDDVMEEIGLGPNGGLIYCMEHLEDSLDDWFDEQLENYLDDDYLVFDCPGQIELFTHVPVLRNFVEHLKRKNFNVCAVYLLDSQFVSDVTKYISGCMASLSAMIQLELPHINILSKMDLVSNKKEVEEYLDPNAQVLLSQLNRQMAPRFGKLNKCLAELVDDYSMVNFIPLDLRKESSIQYVLSYIDTCIQYGEDADVKVRDFEPIEDED; encoded by the exons ATGGGATACGCGCAGCTCGTCATCGGCCCCGCTGGAAGCGGCAAG TCAACTTATTGCTCCAGTTTGTACGACCATTGCCAGACTGTGGGCAGGACAATTCATATTGTCAATCTCGATCCAGCTGCTGAGCACTTCGACTATCCTGTAGATATGG ATATCAGAGAGCTGATTTCATTGGATGATGTTATGGAGGAGATTGGGCTGGGGCCAAATGGCGGTCTCATCTACTGCATGGA GCACCTAGAAGACAGCTTGGATGATTGGTTTGATGAACAGCTGGAGAACTACTTGGATGATGACTATCTTGTGTTTGATTGCCCTG GCCAGATTGAACTCTTCACGCATGTTCCAGTTCTGCGGAACTTTGTTGAGCACCTGAAACGAAAAAATTTCAATGTTTGCGCTGTTTACCTTCTTGATTCACAG TTTGTCAGTGATGTAACGAAATACATCAGTGGTTGCATGGCTTCTCTATCAGCTATGATTCAGCTTGAACTTCCTCATATCAACATCCTTTCAAAGATGGATCTGGTCTCCAACAAAAAAGAAGTAGAAGA GTACCTGGACCCGAATGCACAGGTTCTTCTTTCACAGCTGAATCGGCAGATGGCACCCCGATTTGGCAAGTTGAACAAGTGTTTAGCTGAACTG GTTGATGATTACAGCATGGTTAATTTCATACCACTTGATTTGAGAAAGGAAAGCAG CATACAATATGTGCTGTCGTACATCGACACCTGTATCCAGTACGGGGAAGATGCAGATGTGAAGGTCAGGGACTTTGAGCCCATCGAGGACGAAGACTAG